ACCGACCCAACGAGTCGGCACGCGCGTTGGCCACCAAGCGGTCCGGGCTGATCGGCCTGGTGTGGGACACCGACCACCGCCGGCCGGGGTGGCGGCACCCGTACCTCCAGGAGTTGCTGATCGGCTTGAAGTCGGCGCTCAGCGCGCACGGGTACCACCTGCTGATGCTCGCCACGAGCGGGTCTGCGGCGTTGCGGGCGGTCGGCGCGTCCCTGGCCGACCCGGTGGCGTACGTGAACATGACCCGGCGGCACCACTTGGGCGGGCTGGTGCTCATCGACAGCGGGTCGGACGCGTCCGCGTTCACCGCGTTCGCGCAGTCGGGGCTGCCTTGCGTGGCGGTCGACGTGGACGTCGACGGGCCGCGGGCCACCTACGTGACGTCGGACAACGTAGGCGGCGCGGCACTGGCCGTTCGGCACCTCGCCGCTGCCGGGCACCGCCGGATCGCGACCATCACCGGGCCGCGCACCAACCGCCCGTCGGTCGACCGCGTGACCGGATTCCGTGCGGCGATGGCGGAGGCAGGCCTGGACGTGCCGCCGGAGTACGTGGTGGAGGGCGACTTCTACCGGCCCAGCGGCCAGGCGGCGATGCGGTCGCTGATCGCCCTGCCCGAGCCGCCGACCGCGGTGTTCTGCGCGAGCGACGAGATGGCCGTGGGTGCGCTGCTCGCCGCACGCCACGCGGGTTTGCGGGTGCCGGACGACCTGGCCGTCGTGGGGTTCGACGACATCGAGCTGGCCGCCTTGGTCGACCCGCCCCTCACCACGTTGGCGCAGGACAAGTCGGGTATCGGAGTGGCCGCGGCGCGCGCTGTGCTGACCATGGTGCACGGCGGCGAGACGCCCGAGCCCGCGTTCCTGCCGACCAAGCTCGTGGTGCGCGCCTCCAGCAGATGACCCGGTCAGGGCTTGACGCGGTCAGGGCTTGACGCGGTCAGGGCTTGACCCGCCCGGTGGCCCAGGCCCACGCGGCGATCGCGACCCGGTTCCGGGTGCCGGTCTTCTGCTGGACGGACGCGATGTGGTTCTTCACGGTGCCCGGCGACAGGAAGAGTTCGGCGGCGATCTCGGCGTTGGTCCGGCCGACCGCGACCATGGCCACGACCTGGTCTTCCCGTTCGGTCAGCACGACGCTCGACTGTTCACGCGGCAGTTCCCGGCCTCTGAGCAGCCGGACGGTGAGCTCCGGGCTGATGAGCATGTCGCCGTTGATCGCGGCCCGGACGGCTTCGATCAGCAGGGCCGGGGCGGAGCGCTTCAGGATGAACCCGGCGGCGCCGTGGCGCAGGGCGGCCTGGACGTACTCGTCCAGCCCGAACGTGGTGACCACGACGACGTGGATGCCGGAGCCGTCCAGCGCGCGGGCCACCTCGATGCCGTCGATGCCGGGCATCCGGATGTCGGCGAGCACCACGTCCGGCCTGATCGCGAGGGCGGTGTCGATCGCGGACCGGCCGTCGGCCGCCTCGGCCACCACCGTCAGGTCGGGCTGGGCGTCGAGGATCATACGGAAGGCGCCGCGGATGCCCTCCTGGTCGTCGGCGAGGAGGATTCGGGCGACCACTCCGGTGATTGTGCCGGCGGTAGGCGCGCTGTCAGCGACCACCCGTCCGGCATTGCGCGGGTGACCAGTTCGCCGCCCTGTTCGGCGACGACCGCGGCCAGGCCGGGCAGTCCCGACCCGCCACGCCGCCGGCCGCGCGTGCCGCTCACGCCGTCGTTGGTCATCCTGACCTCCAAGGCCCCGGCCGAGTCGCCGACGTGCAGCTCGACGCGCGTCGCCCGCGGTGCGTGCCGCCGGACGTTGGTCAGGCCCTCGATCACGATCCGGTAGGCCAGGGCCGCGGTCTCCACCGGAACCGTCAACTCCGGGTCCAGGTGCAGGTCGACCCGCGCGGGACCGGCGGCGGAGAACCGTGCGGCTGCCTCACGGATGCCGCCCAGATCGCCCACGGGGCCGAGAGGTCGGTCGTGGTGGAGCATGTCGAGCGTGCGGTCCAGCACCGACAGTGCCCGCTGACCCGCGGCCTCGACGCGTTCCAGCGCCGGCAGCGGATCGCCCGCGACCGCGCCCGCCTGGGCGTGCGCCACCATCTCGCTGATGTCGTGGGCGACGAAGTCGTGCAGGTCCCGGGCCAGCCGCAGCCGCAAAGCGGTGCGCGTGTCGGCCACCGCGCGCTCCTGCCGCACGTCCAGGGAACGCAGGTAGGCGCCCACCCCGGCGGCCACCAACGCGCCCAGTCCCCAGAACACGCACGCGCCCAGCACCTCCAGCGGCGACTCGGGCGTGAACACGCGCAGCAGCCAGCCGCCCGCGGCCAGACCCGCCACCACCGCGGCCAACACCGCTCGCGGCGGTGGCGCGTACCGGACGGCCAGGCCCGCCGACACCATCAGCGCCGCGCTCTCCACCATCCCCAGCACGCCGGTGCCCCACTCCGGCTTGACCGCGCCCAAGAGATGGGCCAACGTGAAGATCAGGGACACGCTTCCGGCCGTGAGGACCAACACGGGCAGACGCGGCCTCAGCCGTGGCCGGAACAGCCCGATCGCGTTCACCGCGACGGCGACCACCACCGGCAGCAGGACGACAGCCCAAGTCACGTTCACCCCAAGACGATAAGCACATCCGCCGATCGCATGACGAGTGCCGAACGGCACCTCTTCCGCGAACACCGGTGCCGAACGGCATCTGGCTCGCCACCCGGCCACGGCGGAAGGCTCGACCACATGAAGAAACTGTCTACTTCGGACCGGTGGGGCTACGCGGCAGCGCTGTGGGCGTTGACCTACGGCGTACTCGGCGTCGCCTGGGCGTTGGGGATGCCGGGGTACCCGTGGGGCGCCAGCGATTCCGATCCGGACGGGGCGTTGTCCGTCCTGGCCGGCACAACACCGGGCTTCGGCTGGTGGATCGCCTCGTTCTCCCTGGTCACCGCGGCCTCCGCGCTGGCGCTGACCGGGAACAGCGGCCACCGCGCGCCGTTGGTCCCGGCCTGGACGATCGCCGCGCTCCTGGTCCTGGTCATCCCCGACTCCCGGCTGCTGATGGGGGTCGCCTACACACCGTTGCTGACGGTCGCCCCTCTGTTCGGCTGGGAGCTGGGCGGCACCACGTTCGCCGACGCCTGGCCGTGGCCGGTGCTGAACCAGCTCGTCTGCGTGCTCGGCGGCCTGCTGCTGGCCGCCGCAGCGCTGGCGTACGGGCGCAAGCGGGAAGGCCGGACGTGGTTCACCCCTGAACGCGGGCGCGTCGCCGTGTACGTGGCGTTCGCCGCGCCGCTGGTGTACTGCGCGACGCGGTGGGCGTGGGCGCTCGGCATCCCTCTCGGCGTGACCGGCGAGTTCATGGCCGAAGGTGAGGACGGCATGTGGCTGGCCGGCGCGTACCTGGCGACCTTCGGCGCGTTCGGCGGCGTGCTCACCCTGGGACTGATCCAGCGGTGGGGCGAGGTCTTCCCGCGCTGGATCCCCGGCCTGCGCGGCAAGCGGGTGCCCCCGATGCTCGCGGTCATCCCGGCCGGCTTCGTCGCCATCATCGTCACCGTGGCCGGGTTCACCTATATCCGCTTCGCCATCGCCGGCCACTTCACCGCCGACGAATGGGGCGCCTGGCTGCCGGAGTGCTTCTGGCCGATCTGGGGCGCCGCACTCGCCACCGCCGCCATCTCCTACCACCAGCGCCGCAAGCGTCCGGCACGCCCCATGTCGGCCGCCGGCACCCGGTAAACCCGGTTGCCGTCCGATGCGATCCTGGTGGCCGACGGCGACACCGGGGAGAGCTGGTTGGCGAAGCGGCGGTACGTGGCGAGGGGTGTGCCCGGCGGCTACCGGATCTGGGACAACAAGGCGCGGCGGTGGTGGGGCGACCACTACGAGCTGTGCCCCGACGACCTGCTCGCCGAGCTGAACGGCGCCGCCGACCCCGCGCGGATCACCGCCCTGCTCAAGCGCTACCGGTCGCTCCGGCGCTGACTCAGACGTTGCGCCGGTACTGGCCGCCCACCTCGAAGAACGCCTCGGTGATCTGGCCCAGCGTGCACACCCGCGCCGCGTCCATCAGCACCGCGAACACGTTCTCCCCCGACGCCGCCGCCTCCTTCAGCCGCCGCAACGCGGGCTCGGCCTCGGCCGCGTGCGCGGCGGCGAAGGCGCGGGTCCGCTCGACCTGGGAACGCTTCTCGTCCTCCGTCGCACGGGCCAACTCGATGGTCACGTGCTCGCGCGACCCGTCCTCCGGCAGGAACGTGTTCACGCCGATCAACGGCAGCGAACCGTCGTGCTTGCGCTGCTCGTACAGCATCGACTCGTCCTGGATCCGGCCACGCTGGTACCCGGTCTCCATCGCGCCCAGCACACCGCCGCGCTCGGAGAGCCGGTCGAACTCCGCCAGCACCGCCTCCTCGACCAGGTCGGTCAGCTCCTCGATCACGAACGAGCCCTGCAACGGGTTCTCGTTCGCCGACAGGCCCCACTCCTTGTTGATGATGAGCTGGATCGCCATCGCCCGCCGCACCGACGACTCGGTCGGCGTCGTGATCGCCTCGTCGTACGCGTTGGTGTGCAAAGAGTTCGTGTTGTCGTACAAAGCGCACAACGCCTGCAACGTGGTGCGGATGTCGTTGAAGTCCATCTCCTGCGCGTGCAGCGACCGCCCCGACGTCTGCACGTGGTACTTGAACTTCTGCGAACGGTCGTTCGCGCCGTAGCGCTCGCGCATCGCGATCGCCCAGATCCGCCGCGCCACCCGGCCGATCACGCTGTACTCGGCGTCCATCCCGTTGGAGAAGAAGAACGACAGGTTCGGCGCGAAGTCGTCGATCCTCATCCCCCGCGCCAGGTACGACTCGACGTACGTGAACCCGTTGGCCAGCGTGAACGCCAGCTGGCTGATGGGGTTCGCCCCCGCCTCGGCGATGTGGTAGCCCGAGATCGACACCGAGTAGAAGTTCCGCACCTTCTGCTGGATGAACCACTCCTGGATGTCGGCCATCATCCGCAGCGAGAACTCGGTGGAGAAGATGCAGGTGTTCTGCCCCTGGTCCTCCTTGAGGATGTCCGCCTGCACGGTCCCGCGCACGGTCGCCAGCGCCCACGCCTTCAGCTGGTCCGCCTCCGCCGACGACGGCTCACGGCCGTGTTCGGCGCGGAACTTGTCGACCTGCTGGTCGACCACCGTGTTCAGGAAGAACGCCAGGATCGTCGGCGCCGGGCCGTTGATCGTCATCGACACCGACGTGTTCGGCGCGGTCAGGTCGAAACCGTCGTAGAGCGCCTTCATGTCGTCGAGCGTCGCGATCGACACCCCGGACGTGCCGACCTTGCCGTAGACGTCCGGCGGGGTGTCGGGGTCGCGCCCGTACAGCGTCACCGAGTCGAACGCGGTCGACAGCCGGGTCGCCGGCGAGCCCTTCGACAGGTACTTGAACCGCCGGTTGGTGCGGAACGCGTCACCCTCCCCCGCGAACATCCGCGCCGGGTCCTCGCCGTCCCGCTTGAACGGGAAAACCCCCGCTGTGTAAGGGAAGTAGCCCGGCAGGTTCTCCCGACGCAGGAACCGCAGCAACGTGCCGTCGTCGTCATAGCGCGGCAGCGACACGCGGCGCACCTTGTTGCCGGACAACGTCTCCCGCGTCAGCTGGGTGTGGAGCTCCTTGTCCCGCACCCGCACCACGAGCTCGTCACCGCTGTAGCCCTCCACCATCGTCGGCCACGACGCCAGCAGCTCCGCCGACACCGCGTCGACCTGCTTCTCCGCCGACTCCAGCAGCGACGAGATCGCCGCCGTGTCGTGCCCCGCCTCCTCCAGCTCTGCCCGCGCCGCACGCAGGTGCGCCACCCGCCGCACCGCGTCCACGTGCGTCTCGGTCGCACGGTGGTAGCCGCGTACCGTCTCGGCGATCTCGGCCAGGTACCGCACGCGCGTCGCGGGCACGACGGTCGCCGCCGACGTCGAGACCTTCCCCGACACCACCGGCAACGCGCCCTCGGCGACGTCCAGCCCGCGCTTCGTCAACTCGTCGCGCAAGTGCTGGTAGAGGGCCGTCACGCCGTCGTCGTTGAACGTCGCCGCCGATGTGCCGAAGACCGGCATGTCCTCCCACGACGCGCCGAACGCCTCCCGGTTGCGCACCAGCTGGCGGGCCACGTCACGGCGGGCGTCCTCCGCGCCCCGGCGCTCGAACTTGTTGATCGCCACCGCGTCCGCGAAGTCCAGCATGTCGATCTTCTCCAGCTGCGACGCGGCGCCGAACTCCGGCGTCATCACGTACAGCGAGAGGTCCACGAACGGCACGATGGCCGCGTCGCCCTGGCCGATGCCCGGCGTCTCCACCACGATCAGGTCGAACCCGGCGGCCTTGCACGCCAGGATCGCGTCACCCAGGCCGTCCGGCACCTCCGAGCCGGCCCGCCGGGTCGCCATCGAGCGGAAGAAGACGCGGTCGCCGTCCAGGCAGTTCATCCGGATCCGGTCGCCGAGCAGCGCGCCGCCGCCACGCCGCCGGGTCGGGTCGACGGCCAGCACCGCGACCCGCAGCTTGTCCTGCTGGTCCAGCCGGAACCGGCGGACCAGCTCGTCGGTCAGCGACGACTTGCCGGAACCACCCGTTCCAGTGATACCCAGGACCGGCGCCGCGCGATCGGCCGCCGTCCGCACCATCCGCTCACGCACGTCCGCGGGGAGCGCACCGGCCTCGATGAGCGTGATGGCGCGGGCCAGCACGTCCTCGCTGCCGGTGAACAGGCCGTCCCACGACGACGGCGGACGCTCGGCCAGTGACTGGTCGCACTCCTCCACCATCGTGTTGATCATGCGGGCGAGGCCGAGCTCCTGGCCGTCGGCCGGGGAGAAGATGCGCGCGACACCACGTGAGTGCAGCAGCTCGATCTCCTCCGGCACGATGACGCCGCCACCGCCGCCGTAGACCTTGATGTGCTGCGCGCCGCGTTCGGCCAGGAGTTCCACCAGATAGGTGAAGTACTCGACGTGTCCGCCCTGGTAGGCGCTGATCGCGATGCCCTGGACGTCCTCCTGCACGGCCGCGGCGACGACCTCGCGCACCGACCGGTTGTGGCCGAGGTGGACGACCTCCGCGCCCTGCGACTGGAGGATCCGGCGCATGATGTTGATCGCCGCGTCGTGCCCGTCGAACAGGCTGGCCGCGGTCACGAAACGGACCGGGTGCAGCGGGTTGTGCAGCGATGTGGCGGTCACGACGGCTCCTTCGGGCAGCGCTGGACTACCACCAGATTACTAGGACATCCGTCTATCGGAAGTACGATGGAGTTGTGTGCCAGGTCACCCGCCGGCACGGTCGCGTCGATCGTTTTCGCAACCCTGGCCGTACCCCTCACTGACTTAGCGTGTAACTTCCGTCCAAACGGGGTAGAGGATCTTCCATGAGCAGCACACCTATCTACGACGAGCTGGCCGCCATCCTGCTCGCCGACAACCCGGGGACGACCGAGAAGGCGACCGCCGGGAAACAGCAGCCCGAACCGGCGTCCGAGACCTCGAAGCAGGTCCGCACCGGTGGCCGACGACGCAAGCCCGAGCCGGACGCCTGAGCTTTCAGTTAACACTGAAGCTATAGAGTTCACTGCGGGTCGAACGCGTGTTCGACTCTCGGGTTATGCTGCGCTCATGCAGGTGTCGCTGTTCGACGACGGCGCGGAGACGCCCGCCCTGCGCCCGCTGGCCGGTATCCGGCGGACGGTGCTCGGTGACGGCGCCTGGGTCGACGTGCTCCCCGGCTGGCTGACCGGCGCGGACGCGCTGTTCCAGGGCCTGGCCGCCGAGGTGCCCTGGCGTGCCGAACGCAGGCAGATGTACGAGCGCGTGGTCGACGTCCCGCGCCTGCTCTGCTTCTACGACGAGGACATGCCGCTGCCGGAGCCGGTGCTGACGCGTGCCCGTGCGGAGCTCACCGCCTGGTACGCCGAGGAGTTGGGCGAGCCGTTCCGCACCGCAGGCCTCTGCTACTACCGCGACGGGCGCGACTCCGTGGCCTGGCACGGTGACACGATCGGACGCGGTTCGAGCGAGGACACGATGGTGGCGATCGTGTCCGTCGGCGCTCCGCGCGCGTTGGCGTTGCGGCCCCGTGGCGGCGGCGCGACGGTCCGGTACGCGCTGGGGCACGGGGACCTGATCGTGATGGGCGGCTCGTGCCAGCGGACGTGGGAGCACGCGGTGCCGAAGTCCGCCAAGCCGGTCGGACCCCGGATCAGCGTCCAGTTCCGACCGCGGGGCGTGCGCTGAGCTGTTGCTGTTCGGACCACGGACGGACCGCCCGATTCGGCTCAACCGGGCGGTCCGGGCGTCGTCGCTGGTAGTGCCCGGAATTACTGGTCCTTGAACACTGTGACCGCGGTCATTACCCTCCGCTGGGAGCGCTCCCTGGGAGCGCTCCCAGAACGCGTTGCGAACATCCTCAAAGGAGAGCGGTATGCGGCAACGGAGATCGATCTTCGGCGCCTTGCTGGCGGCTGCGATGGCCGTCAGCGGGGTCGTCGCGATCACCACGGCGGGTCAGGTCACCGCGGCCCCGGCCGGTGGTTACCTGCACACCGCGGGCAACAAGATCGTGGACAGCAACGGCGCCACGGTCCGGCTGACCGGCATCAACTGGTTCGGCATGGAGACCGACAACAAGACGTTCCACGGGCTGTGGTCCAACCGCACGTGGAAGCAGCAGCTCGACCAGATGGCCTCGTTGGGCTACAACACCCTGCGCGTGCCGTTCTCGAACGACGCGCTCAAGCCCGGCGCGACGGCGTCCGGTGTCAACGACTTCAGCAACCCCGACCTGGTCGGGCTGACGCCGTTGCAGATCCTGGACAAGGTCGTCGACTACGCGGGCCAGAAGGGGATGCGCATCATCCTCGACCGGCACCGGCCGACCAGCGCCTCCCAGTCCCCTCTCTGGTACACGTCGACCGTCCCGGAGTCGACGTGGATCAACGACTGGAAGATGCTCGCCCAGCGGTACGCGGGCAACACCACGGTGATCGGCGCGGATCTGCACAACGAGCCGCACGCAGAGGGCACCAACCCGGCGGCGACCGGCGCTTGCTGGGGCTGTGGCGTGGTGGAGCGCGACTGGCGGCTGGCCGCCGAACGGGCGGGCAACGCGATCCTGTCCGTGCAGCCGAACTGGCTGATCTTCGTCGAGGGTGTGAGCTGCCCGAGCGGCGGTCTGTCGAACACGTGGGACAACGACACGTCCAACGACGAGGACTGCGGCTGGTGGGGCGGCAACCTGTCCAAGGCCGGTCAGTTCCCGGTGCGGCTGAACGTGGCGAACCGGCTGGTCTACTCGCCGCACGAGTACGCGACGTCGGTGTTCGCCCAGAAGTGGTTCGACGCGCCGGACTACCCGGCCAACATGCCCGCCATCTGGGACAAGTACTGGGGTTACCTGTACAAGAGCAACACCGCGCCGATCATGATGGGTGAGTTCGGCACGACGCTGGCCAACCCGAAGGACAAGGTGTGGCTGGAGAACCTGATGGCCTACACCGGGACGGGTGTGAACGGGATGTCGTTCACCTACTGGTCGTGGAACCCGAACAGCGGTGACACGGGCGGCATCGTGGGCGACGACTGGACCACGGTGAACCAGGCCAAGCAGTCCATCTTGCAGCCGTACCTGATCCCGCCGACCAATGGGCCTGTCACCACGACGACCAGTTCCACCACTTCGTCCAGCACCACGTCGTCGACCGGGAGCACCACGGTCACCACGACGACCACGACGTCGAACGGCAACTCGGGGTCGTGCAAGGCGGCGTGGCGGCAGGACAACGCCTGGCAGGGCGGGTTCCAGGGTCTGCTGACCGTGACGAACAGCTCCACCAGCGCGGTCAACCCGTGGAAGGTCGTGTTCACCCTGCCCGCCGGGGCGACCATCAACAGCGGCTGGAACGGCACGTTCAGCCAGACCGGCACGACGGTCACGGTGACGGCGCCGTCGTGGGGGTCGTCGTTGGCGGCCGGTGGGTCGGTCGGTCTCGGATTCACGGCGAACGGTCCGCTGGGCCAGCCCGCCGGCGTGACGCTGGCCGGGACTGCCTGCACGGCGTGATCTTCGTGGTCGGCGGGCCGCCTTGCCTCGCGGCGGCGGTCCGCTAGCCCAGGATCGAGATCATCGTGTGCGCGGTGGTGGTGCTCGGCCGGTCACTCACCTGGCCGTCGCCGAGCTCCACCACCCGCCAGACGCCGTCCTGACGCCGGGCCAGGTCGACCGCGACGAACCGCAGATGTCCCACGAGCGGCCCGATCGCGGCCAGGTCCGGCGCGTCGCTCGGATTGCCAGTCGAGTCGCCCAGCTCGCCAGTCGCGTCATGCGGGGTGCCGGCTGCGTCATGCGACGTGCCGGCTGCGTCATGCGGGGTGTCCGGGTGAGGGCCGACGAGGGCGCACACGCCGTCCACCCACCACGTACGGACCTCGGACGAGGTGAACGGCTCGAAGCGGCGAAGCACGAATCCGCCGGTGGCATCGTCGTCCCGCAGCTCGATGAGGCGACGTGCGACGTCCCAGGCGGCGTCGGCGTCGGCCAGGTCCGGGATGTACGCGGCTTCGTGCCAGTAGTGCTTCATCGACTTGGTGTAGTCCCGCAGCACGGCAGGGCCGGCGCGGAGTCGTTCGCGGGCTCGCTCGAACTCTTCCCGGTCGAAGCCGTCGGTCCAGACGGACTCCGGCGTGAGGTCCTTGAAGTCGTCGTACCAGCCCGGCAGTTCGTGCGCGCTGCGGTACTGGTCGGCGGTGGTCCGCAGCACGGCGCCCCGTCGCGCGAGCGCGTCCGCGAAAGCCGCGTAGTGCTCGGACCGCAGCATCCAACCGCGGTAGACAGCGCGATGGACGGCGCGGTGGACGGCGTCCCCAGGCTCCTCGGGCACCGGCACCTTGGCGACCGCACGCGCTGCTTCGCCGCGGGCGAGTAAGTCGTGGTCGACCAAGGCGACCCGGTGCCCGGCGTCACGGGCGGCGGTGGCTTCCGCTGTGAAGTGCGGGTCGGGGCGGGTGGAGCGGAGCGGGTCGGCCGGCACCAGGAGCATCATGGCCGTCATGGTGATCGATCGGCACGTCTGTTGCCGGCGGGTTTATCGCCCGGCTGGGCCTGAGGCTGGGTCTGAGCCGGCAGTGGGAGTGAGTGTGCGGGCGTGGGAGTGGCGGGAGTGCTGTGCGCTTGGCGCGTCGTGGGGTTGGTCGCGGGCCTCGTTGTTTTAACCGACGTTTGAGTTCAATGATAACGGCGTCTTGCTTCAACGTGCCGGCATGATCACCCGTTCGTGGAGCTGACGGATCAGAAAGCCGCAGGTCAGAGCGGGTCCGACCTCGCGTCGTCACCGGACCACTGTGGCACGGTGACGACGCGCGCGCTGTGCGGCTACGGGTGGGTCAGGCGGCTACGGGTGGGTCAGGTTGTCCATCAGCAGACCGACGAAGTGGTTCATGTCGGCCAGCAGGCACGGGAACTGCGCGTGTTTGCCGGTGCAGCCCTCCGCCCACCCGCCACCATCGCCGTAATCCACGAACGTGTGCGGGATGCCCGCCGCCACCAGGTGATCCCGGGCAACCCGGTTCGTCGCCCTGGCCCGGTTCTCCAACACGGCCAGGACCGTATCCACCGTGAGGTCGCCGCCGTCGCCGGTGTACATCGCCACACCCATGCCGCGCAGCGGTCCGACGTGCTGCGCCGGGCTCTCCCGGTTCCACACCCCGTCGAACGGCCACACCGGCGGACCGAAGATCGCGTCCACCGCCACCGTCGGCACACCGCTCCCGGACAGCTGCGTGGACCCGACGACCGCCACCCGCTGTTCCTGGCTGAGCAGGTCCAACCCACCGGAGAAGCTACCGACGTACCCGAACAGCTCCGGCCGGTGCTCGGCGTAGTGGAACGCGCCGAACCCACCCATCGAGTGCCCCGAGATCGCCCGGCCGTCCCTCGTCGGGATCGTCCGCAGGTTCGCGTCCACGAACGGGATCACCTGGTCCAGGTGGAACGTCTCCCAGTTCTGCGGCCCGAGCGCGGCCGGCGGGTACACCCAGTTCGTGTACCACCCGCGGCCTGAACCGTTGGGCGCCACCGTGATCAGCGGGACGCCGACCGTGCTCTCCTCGAACAACCTCTGGTTGGCGGCCGTGTTCGGGCGGTCCGGGTGGCCGTGCAGGTGGTACTGCACCGGGTAACGGGTGGCGGCGGCCTGGTCGTAGCCCTCCGGCAGCGTCACCATGATCGCGTGCTCACCGGAGACCTGGCCTTCCATCACCGAGTACGCCGGCACCTGGGCGGTCCGGACGGTGAACACGAACGTGCGTTCGTCCGCGTCCACCCACTTCGGCTGGCTCACCACCGTCAGCCCATGCCCATCGGCGAACACGGGCGGCGCGCTCGCTGCGTGCGCGCTCGTGCCTCCGGAGAGCAGGCCGAGCAAGCCGAGCACCACGACGAACGCGGTCGGTCGCCGTCGCCGCATCACGCCTCCCCCTCACACAGCGCGGAATCGGCAACGGCGCCGATGGACGGTGTCGTGTTGGCGTTGTTCGAGTTGGTGACCACCGAAGCGAACCGGCCGTCGTCGGTGACCAGGGTCATCGAGTAGTGCCCGGTGGGCAGGCTGCCGTCGTGGCCCCATGCCTCACCGCCGCACGACAGGGGCACCCTGGCCAGCGACAACCCGTAGAAGCCGCCCGGCGTGAGGGTCCGCATCTCGGCGAGCGCGGCGGCCGAGACGACGCGGCCGTCGAGGAGTGCCCGGTAGAACTTCGCCAGGTCGTCCAGGGTGGACGCCATCGCGCCGGCGGTGCTCCAGAACGACAGCTCGGTCGCGGTGGTGGCCTCGACCCAGAAGAAGAACGGGCCGGCCCTGCCGCCCAGGTAGCCGGGCAGGTACGGGTCGGCCAAAGCTCGGACTCGCGGCGCGGGGAAGGACGTGCGAGTCAAGCCGAGCGGCACGATGAGCCGTTCGGTGATCACGTCGCCGACCGTGCGGCCGGTGATCCGCTCGATCAGCATGCCCAGGACCAGGTAGCCGACGTTGGTGTACTTCCAGTCCGTGCCGGGCGGGAACTGCGGCGGTTCGTCCATCGCCGACCGCACCAGCTCGGCGAGCGAGTAGGTGCCGTCGGGGTTGGGCACGGCGTCGCGGACGTCCCTGACCAGTCCGCTGGTCATCTGGAGGAGCCGGCGGACCGTGATGACGTTGCCGTCGTAGTTGCCGGTGACGACGCCGGGGAGGTAACGCTCGATCGGCGCGTCCAGCGTAACGAGCCCTTCATCCACGAGCTGGAGCACCACTGCCGCCGTGAACGGCTTCGTCTGGCTACCGATGCGGAAGTGGTCGGTTGCCGTGAGCGGGCGGTTCTGGTTGATCTTGGCGGTGCCGCTGGTCAGCGTCCACGAGCCGGTGGCGTTCCCCGCGTGGACGGCGGCGCCCGGTCCGGCCTGTGAGCGGTAGCGGTCGAGCACGGCCCTGGTCGCGGGGTGGTCGTCCTGCGCGGCGGCGACCACGGGCGTGGTGACACCGGCCGTGACGGCCAACGCGACACCGCCCGCGATCGCGGCCAGCCACCGGCGAATCGTGCCGGTCATGCCGGTTCGTCCGTCGTCGGTGACGTCGGGTCTGCGGGCTTGGCGGTGGGCTCGGCTGCGGGCTTGGCCGCGGGGCCGGCCGATTGGCTCTGCTCGCCGATGAAC
This is a stretch of genomic DNA from Saccharothrix ecbatanensis. It encodes these proteins:
- a CDS encoding LacI family DNA-binding transcriptional regulator, which produces MPTIREIAQLCGVSVATVSRVFNQPLTVSREKREVVERVARELDYRPNESARALATKRSGLIGLVWDTDHRRPGWRHPYLQELLIGLKSALSAHGYHLLMLATSGSAALRAVGASLADPVAYVNMTRRHHLGGLVLIDSGSDASAFTAFAQSGLPCVAVDVDVDGPRATYVTSDNVGGAALAVRHLAAAGHRRIATITGPRTNRPSVDRVTGFRAAMAEAGLDVPPEYVVEGDFYRPSGQAAMRSLIALPEPPTAVFCASDEMAVGALLAARHAGLRVPDDLAVVGFDDIELAALVDPPLTTLAQDKSGIGVAAARAVLTMVHGGETPEPAFLPTKLVVRASSR
- a CDS encoding response regulator, which codes for MILDAQPDLTVVAEAADGRSAIDTALAIRPDVVLADIRMPGIDGIEVARALDGSGIHVVVVTTFGLDEYVQAALRHGAAGFILKRSAPALLIEAVRAAINGDMLISPELTVRLLRGRELPREQSSVVLTEREDQVVAMVAVGRTNAEIAAELFLSPGTVKNHIASVQQKTGTRNRVAIAAWAWATGRVKP
- a CDS encoding sensor histidine kinase, which produces MNVTWAVVLLPVVVAVAVNAIGLFRPRLRPRLPVLVLTAGSVSLIFTLAHLLGAVKPEWGTGVLGMVESAALMVSAGLAVRYAPPPRAVLAAVVAGLAAGGWLLRVFTPESPLEVLGACVFWGLGALVAAGVGAYLRSLDVRQERAVADTRTALRLRLARDLHDFVAHDISEMVAHAQAGAVAGDPLPALERVEAAGQRALSVLDRTLDMLHHDRPLGPVGDLGGIREAAARFSAAGPARVDLHLDPELTVPVETAALAYRIVIEGLTNVRRHAPRATRVELHVGDSAGALEVRMTNDGVSGTRGRRRGGSGLPGLAAVVAEQGGELVTRAMPDGWSLTARLPPAQSPEWSPESSSPTTRRASAAPSV
- the icmF gene encoding fused isobutyryl-CoA mutase/GTPase IcmF; this encodes MTATSLHNPLHPVRFVTAASLFDGHDAAINIMRRILQSQGAEVVHLGHNRSVREVVAAAVQEDVQGIAISAYQGGHVEYFTYLVELLAERGAQHIKVYGGGGGVIVPEEIELLHSRGVARIFSPADGQELGLARMINTMVEECDQSLAERPPSSWDGLFTGSEDVLARAITLIEAGALPADVRERMVRTAADRAAPVLGITGTGGSGKSSLTDELVRRFRLDQQDKLRVAVLAVDPTRRRGGGALLGDRIRMNCLDGDRVFFRSMATRRAGSEVPDGLGDAILACKAAGFDLIVVETPGIGQGDAAIVPFVDLSLYVMTPEFGAASQLEKIDMLDFADAVAINKFERRGAEDARRDVARQLVRNREAFGASWEDMPVFGTSAATFNDDGVTALYQHLRDELTKRGLDVAEGALPVVSGKVSTSAATVVPATRVRYLAEIAETVRGYHRATETHVDAVRRVAHLRAARAELEEAGHDTAAISSLLESAEKQVDAVSAELLASWPTMVEGYSGDELVVRVRDKELHTQLTRETLSGNKVRRVSLPRYDDDGTLLRFLRRENLPGYFPYTAGVFPFKRDGEDPARMFAGEGDAFRTNRRFKYLSKGSPATRLSTAFDSVTLYGRDPDTPPDVYGKVGTSGVSIATLDDMKALYDGFDLTAPNTSVSMTINGPAPTILAFFLNTVVDQQVDKFRAEHGREPSSAEADQLKAWALATVRGTVQADILKEDQGQNTCIFSTEFSLRMMADIQEWFIQQKVRNFYSVSISGYHIAEAGANPISQLAFTLANGFTYVESYLARGMRIDDFAPNLSFFFSNGMDAEYSVIGRVARRIWAIAMRERYGANDRSQKFKYHVQTSGRSLHAQEMDFNDIRTTLQALCALYDNTNSLHTNAYDEAITTPTESSVRRAMAIQLIINKEWGLSANENPLQGSFVIEELTDLVEEAVLAEFDRLSERGGVLGAMETGYQRGRIQDESMLYEQRKHDGSLPLIGVNTFLPEDGSREHVTIELARATEDEKRSQVERTRAFAAAHAAEAEPALRRLKEAAASGENVFAVLMDAARVCTLGQITEAFFEVGGQYRRNV